The nucleotide sequence CGTCGACGTGTGGAACGAGAACCTCGCACCGTTCCTGGCGTCACTCGCCTGACTCCTCCCGAGGCCCCGTGTACGTGACGAGACCCCGGGCTGCCAGCGGCAGTGTCCCGGGGTCTCGGCGGTAAGACGGGGTCTCGGCGATCAGGTCAGGCGTCGTCCTCGGGGGTGAAGTCGACGCCGGCCTCGGCGCGCTGCTCGGGGGTGATCGGCGCGGGAGCGGAGGTCAGCGGATCGAAGCCGTTGCCGGACTTCGGGAAGGCGATGACGTCGCGGATCGACTCGGTTTTCGTCAGGTGCTGGAGCACGCGGTCCATGCCGAGCGCGATGCCGCCGTGCGGGGGAGCGCCGAACTTGAACGCGTCGAGGAGGAAGCCGAACTGCTCCTGCGCGACCTCGTCGCTGATGCCCATGACCTCGAACACCCGCTTCTGGATGTCCTCGCGGTGGATGCGGATGGACCCGCCGCCGAGCTCCGAGCCGTTGCACACGATGTCGTACGCGTAGGCGAGGGCCGAACCGGGGTCGGTGTCGAACGTGTCCTCGAACTCGGGCTTCGGACCCGTGAACGCGTGGTGCACGGCCGTCCAGGCCCCCGCGCCCACCGCGACGTCACCGGAGGCGACCGCGTCGGCGGCCGGCTCGAACATCGGGGCGTCGACGACCCAGGTGAAGGCGAACTCGTCCGGGTTCAGGTAGCCGAGGCGGCGGCCGATCTCGACCCGCGCGGCACCGAGCAGCGCCCGGCTCTCCTTGGTGGACCCGGCGGCGAAGAACACGCAGTCGCCCGGCTCGGCGCCGACGAACTCCGCCAGGCCCGCCTGCTCGGCCTCGGACAGGTTCTTCGCGGCGGGACCGCCCAGGGTGCCGTCCTCGTTGAACAGGACGTAGGCGAGACCGCGCGCGCCGCGTTGCTTGGCCCAGTCCTGCCACGCGTCGAGCTGCTTGCGCGGCTGGCCGGCACCGCCGGGCATGCGCACGGCGCCGACGTACTCGGCCTGGAACACGCGGAACGGGGTGTCCTTGAAGTAGTCCGTCGCCTCGACGAGCTCGAGCCCGAAGCGGAGGTCGGGCTTGTCGGAGCCGTACTTCGCCATGGCGTCGGCGTACGTCATCCGCGGCAGCGGGGTCTGCACCTCGACCCCGATCGTCTTCCACATCGCGACGATGAGCGCCTCCATGAGGGCGATCACGTCCTCCTGGTCGACGAAGCTCATCTCGATGTCGAGCTGCGTGAACTCGGGCTGGCGGTCGGCGCGGAAGTCCTCGTCGCGGTAGCAGCGGGCGATCTGGAAGTACTTCTCCACACCGCCGACCATGAGCAGCTGCTTGAACAGCTGCGGGGACTGGGGCAGGGCGTACCAGCTGCCCGGGTGCAGACGGGCCGGGACGACGAAGTCGCGGGCGCCCTCCGGCGTGGAGCGGGTGAGGGTCGGGGTCTCGACCTCGGTGAAGTCCTCGGCGTGCAGCACGTCGCGGATCGCCTTGTAGACGTCGGACCGCAGGCGCAGGGCGGAGGCGGCCGCCGGGCGGCGGAGGTCGAGATAGCGGTACTTCAGGCGCGCCTCCTCGCCGACCGTCTCAGTGTCGGCCAGAGCGGTCGAGACCTGGAACGGCAGGGGCGCCGACTCGTTCAGCACCTCGACGTCGGCCGCGATGACCTCGATCTCGCCGGACGGGAGGTTCGGGTTCGCGTTGCCCTCGGGGCGGCGAGAGACCTCACCGGTGACCTTCAGGACGAATTCGTTGCGCAGCGGGTGGGCGACCTCTTCGTCACGGATGACGACCTGGGCGATGCCCGACGCGTCCCGCAGATCGATGAAAGCGACGCCTCCGTGGTCACGACGACGATCGACCCACCCGGTGAGGGTGACGGACTGACCGATGTTCTCGGCGCGCAGGGAGCCTGCGGAGTGGGTGCGCAGCACGGAGGATTCCTCCTGATCCGGGGAAAGATGAACCCGCCCAGTCTACGCGGGCGTCCCGGCCGTCCTCGGCCGGGTCGCGTGTGCCGAGCGACCACACCTCAGTAGGATCGCCAGGACGAAAGGCGCACCCCCATGAACCTCTCCATCTCGGACGGCAACGGCCTTCCCGACCTGTTCGGCGCGATCTTCTCCGGCACCACGGGACTCATCGCCCTCATCTTCTACATCCTCGTCGTGGTCGGACTGTGGAAGGTCTTCACGAAGGCGGGCTATCCCGGGATCCTCGCGATCATCCCGATCGTCAACGTCGTGTTCCTCGTGAAGATCGCCGGGATGTCGGGCTGGTTCGCCCTGCTCTATCTCGTGCCGATCGCGAACTTCATCCTCGGGGTGATCGTCGCGTTCAAGCTCGGCGCGCGCTTCGGCAAGGGCGGGGTGTTCTCGTTCTTCCTGCTCTTCCTGTTCCCCTACATCGGCTATCTGATCCTCGGGTTCGGCGACTCCCGCTACCGCGAGGTCTGACGTGGCGGCATCACTTCTGCACCTCGTCCGCCACGGGGAGGTGCACAACCCGTCCCGCGTGCTCTACGGACGGCTGCCCGACTATCACCTCAGCACCGCGGGGGAGGAGATGGCCCAGGCGGCGGCGGAGCACGTCGCGGGACTCGGCGATCCGGTGACCGCGCTGTTCGCGTCGCCCCTGGAGCGCGCGCAGGAGTCGGCCGCCCCGTTCGCGGAGGTGTTCGACCTCGAACCCGAGACCGACATCCGCCTGATCGAGCCGACGAACGTGTTCGAGGGCACCCGGATGCGGCGGTCGCTGATGAACCCGATGAACTGGTGGCACCTGCGTCAGCCGTCGCTGCCGAGCTGGGGGGAGCCGTACACCTCGATCGCGGAGCGGATGCTCGGGGTCATGGACGAGGCGTGGACGGCCGCGGCCGAGATCCCGACCGCGGGGGACATCGTGATGGTGTCGCATCAGGCGCCGATCTGGATCACGCACCTGCGCGTCGCCGGCCTCCCGCTGCAGCACGACCCGCGGACCCGCCGCTGCGCCCTGTCGAGCGTGACCTCATTCGCGCGCGTGGGCGACGTCTGGCGCGAGGTCTCGTACGCCGAGCCCGCCGCGACCGGCGGTGCTGTCGACGTCGGGGCTGTCTGACCCCCGTTCGAATCGCCGGAATGGCCCCCTCCGGCCCGGAAGGGGGACCAATCGGGCGATTCGAAGTCAGAGGGACTGGAGCGCCCCCACCGCGGCGACCTGTCCCGCGGCGGCGGCGAGCAGCACCGAGGCCATCGGACCGGGGAGGGTCGCGCGATGCGCGAGGTCGCCCGCGGCGAAGACGCCAGGAAGCGACGTCCGCCCGAACTCGTCGATCTCGATGGACCCCGACTCCCGCATCCCGAGCCCGAGGTCGGCGGCGAAGGGCGCCCGGTGCCGCATCGTGCCGGACGCCACGAACACCCCCGCGACGTCGAGGTCGCCCTCGGCGCTGCGCACCTGCACCCCGTCTCCGTGCGCGCTGACAGCCTCGACCGGAGCGGAGGTCACCCGGACCCCGAGCTCCTCCAGCGTGAGACGGTCATCCGCGGCGAACGGTTCTCCCACCGGGACCACCGTGATCTCGCCGACGATGCGGCCGAGCAACCCGATCAGGTGGGCCGCCCTGGGCGCCGCCCCGAGGATCGCGATCGGCCTCCCGGCGTGCTCGTGGCCGTCGCAGAACGGGCAGCTGAAGGCCCGGAGGCCCCACAGCTCGGCGAGACCCGGCACCGGCGGGAGGTCGTCCGCGACGCCGGTCGCCAGGATCACCCGTCGGGCGTCGGCCACCGACCCGTCGGCGAGGCTCACCGAGAAACCCGTCTCCTCGTCGCCGGAGATCCGCTGCGCCGCGACATCCCGCACCTCGACGTCCGGATACGCGGTGAGCTCGGTGCGGGCCTGCGCGCGGAGGTCGGCCGGGGCCTTCCCGTCGGCGCCGATCATGTTGTGCATGTGCTGCACGGTGCCGTTGCGGTACTCGCCGGAGTCGAGCAGGAGCACCGGTCGGTGCATCCGGCCGAGCGTCAGTGCCGCCTGGAGCCCGGCGGGGCCGGCACCGATCACGATCGCGTCGTACATGGGGGTTCCCTTCTCGCGTCTTGCGTTCGACCTCAGTCTGTGACTTCATGTCAACATGAAGTCAAGCGACCCGCACCCCTGGTCCGTCGGCGAGGTCGCCGCACGGTTCGACCTGCCGACGAACGTCCTGCGGCACTGGGAGACGGTCGGCCTGTTGCGGCCGCCCCGCGACCCGGCGGGCCGGCGACGGTACGGCGAGGACGAGGTCGTGCGCATCGCCGTCATCCAGCGCAGCAAGGCCGCGGGCATGAGCCTCGACCAGATCGCGGTGCTCCTCGACGACGGCAGCGCCGGGCGTCATCAGGTCCTGCAGCAGCACCTCGACGACATCGACCGGCGGATGGAGGAGATGCGGCGATCGCGGGAGATGACGGAGCACGCCATGGGATGCCGCGCGCATGACATCGCGACGTGTCCGCGGTTCCGCGCCGGAGTGGACGACGTGCTCGCGCGCTTCTGAGGCCCCCCGGGGGTACCCGGCCGATGCATAGGAAGCTCTGCGTAAACTCGGAGACGTGTCCCGCGCTTCCAGGATTCACCCGATCCGCAACGGCCGCCCCTCCCGTCTTCGGCCCCTCGGCCGCCTGGGCGGAGTCGCGCTCGCTGCGGTGCTCGGCGTCGGCCTGAGCGCCTGTGCGCCCGATGCCGTGAGCGAGTCGTTCCTGAACGGCGAGAACACCGGGTACGTCGCCGCCGACGGTGCGATCGTCGAGATCCCCGTCGCCGAACGCGGAGAGCCGGTCGAGTTCGCCGGGGTCACCGAGCACGGGGAGAAGTTCGACAGCGCCGACATCGCCGGCCAGGTCGCCGTGG is from Microbacterium sp. BLY and encodes:
- a CDS encoding histidine phosphatase family protein, which codes for MAASLLHLVRHGEVHNPSRVLYGRLPDYHLSTAGEEMAQAAAEHVAGLGDPVTALFASPLERAQESAAPFAEVFDLEPETDIRLIEPTNVFEGTRMRRSLMNPMNWWHLRQPSLPSWGEPYTSIAERMLGVMDEAWTAAAEIPTAGDIVMVSHQAPIWITHLRVAGLPLQHDPRTRRCALSSVTSFARVGDVWREVSYAEPAATGGAVDVGAV
- a CDS encoding MerR family transcriptional regulator produces the protein MKSSDPHPWSVGEVAARFDLPTNVLRHWETVGLLRPPRDPAGRRRYGEDEVVRIAVIQRSKAAGMSLDQIAVLLDDGSAGRHQVLQQHLDDIDRRMEEMRRSREMTEHAMGCRAHDIATCPRFRAGVDDVLARF
- the aspS gene encoding aspartate--tRNA ligase, with the protein product MLRTHSAGSLRAENIGQSVTLTGWVDRRRDHGGVAFIDLRDASGIAQVVIRDEEVAHPLRNEFVLKVTGEVSRRPEGNANPNLPSGEIEVIAADVEVLNESAPLPFQVSTALADTETVGEEARLKYRYLDLRRPAAASALRLRSDVYKAIRDVLHAEDFTEVETPTLTRSTPEGARDFVVPARLHPGSWYALPQSPQLFKQLLMVGGVEKYFQIARCYRDEDFRADRQPEFTQLDIEMSFVDQEDVIALMEALIVAMWKTIGVEVQTPLPRMTYADAMAKYGSDKPDLRFGLELVEATDYFKDTPFRVFQAEYVGAVRMPGGAGQPRKQLDAWQDWAKQRGARGLAYVLFNEDGTLGGPAAKNLSEAEQAGLAEFVGAEPGDCVFFAAGSTKESRALLGAARVEIGRRLGYLNPDEFAFTWVVDAPMFEPAADAVASGDVAVGAGAWTAVHHAFTGPKPEFEDTFDTDPGSALAYAYDIVCNGSELGGGSIRIHREDIQKRVFEVMGISDEVAQEQFGFLLDAFKFGAPPHGGIALGMDRVLQHLTKTESIRDVIAFPKSGNGFDPLTSAPAPITPEQRAEAGVDFTPEDDA
- a CDS encoding DUF5684 domain-containing protein; this encodes MNLSISDGNGLPDLFGAIFSGTTGLIALIFYILVVVGLWKVFTKAGYPGILAIIPIVNVVFLVKIAGMSGWFALLYLVPIANFILGVIVAFKLGARFGKGGVFSFFLLFLFPYIGYLILGFGDSRYREV
- a CDS encoding NAD(P)/FAD-dependent oxidoreductase, encoding MYDAIVIGAGPAGLQAALTLGRMHRPVLLLDSGEYRNGTVQHMHNMIGADGKAPADLRAQARTELTAYPDVEVRDVAAQRISGDEETGFSVSLADGSVADARRVILATGVADDLPPVPGLAELWGLRAFSCPFCDGHEHAGRPIAILGAAPRAAHLIGLLGRIVGEITVVPVGEPFAADDRLTLEELGVRVTSAPVEAVSAHGDGVQVRSAEGDLDVAGVFVASGTMRHRAPFAADLGLGMRESGSIEIDEFGRTSLPGVFAAGDLAHRATLPGPMASVLLAAAAGQVAAVGALQSL